A segment of the Serratia fonticola genome:
CTGGCACGTATGAACATGTTTCTGCACAATATCAACTACGACAAGTTTGATATCAGGTTGGGCAATACCCTGACTGAACCACACTTTGGCGATGAAAAGCCGTTTGATGCAATTGTTTCGAACCCGCCGTATTCGGTGAAATGGATTGGCAGTGACGACCCCACGCTGATTAACGATGAGCGTTTCGCACCAGCAGGCGTGCTGGCACCTAAATCAAAAGCTGACTTTGCGTTTGTGCTTCATGCGCTAAACTACCTGTCCGCCAAAGGCCGTGCGGCGATTGTCTGCTTCCCTGGAATTTTCTACCGAGGCGGTGCAGAGCAGAAAATCCGCCAGTATCTGGTTGATAACAACTATGTTGAGACAGTGATCTCACTGGCACCAAACCTGTTTTTCGGCACCACTATTGCCGTTAACATTCTGGTGCTGTCAAAGCACAAAACAAATACCAGCGTGCAGTTTATTGATGCCAGTGGGCTATTTAAGAAAGAAACCAATAACAACGTTCTCACCGATGCCCATATCGCTCAGATCATGCAGGCATTCAGCAGCAAATCAGATGTTGACCATCAGGCGAAATCAGTGCCCTTCGAAAAAGTGGCCGGGAATGATTACAACCTTTCTGTCAGCAGCTACATAGAAGCCAAAGATACCCGAGAAATCGTTGACATTGCGGAACTGAATGCCGAGCTGAAAACTACCGTCAGTAAAATCGATCAGTTACGCAAAGACATTGATGCGATTGTGACTGAAATTGAAGGTAGTGAGGCGCAATCATGAACGAGATGAGTTATCTAGAAAAACTACTGGATGGAGTTGATGTTGAATGGAAATCGCTTGGGAAAGTGGCCTCTTTGAGACGAGGCAGAGTTATGTCAAAGGGGTATTTGATTGATAATATAGGGAAATACCCAGTATACAGTTCTCAAACAGCCAATAACGGAATAATTGGTTCTATAGACACCTTTGATTTTGATGGTGAATATATTAGCTGGACAACTGATGGAGCAAATGCAGGGACTGTATTCTATCGCACCGGAAAATTTTCGATAACTAATGTCTGCGGACTCATTAAAATTAATGAAGAAGTAGTAGTAAACTACAAATACCTTTTTTATTGGCTAACTATTGAAGCTAAGAAGCATGTGTATTCAGGAATGGGAAACCCAAAGTTAATGAGCCACCAGGTTGAAAAAATACCTGTGCCAATCCCTTGTCCAGACAATCCAGAAAAATCCCTCGCCATCCAGTCGGAAATCGTTCGGATTCTGGATACATTTACTGTACTTACCGCTGAGCTTACCGCTGAGCTTAACATGCGTAAAAAGCAGTACAACTACTATCGCGACCAGTTGCTGAGTTTTGACGATGGTGAGGTTGAGTGGAAGACGCTAGGGGATGTAACAAAAAAATGGTACTCAGGTGGAACACCTACAGCTGGCAAAGCTGAGTATTACGAAAATGGTGATATTCCTTGGTTAAGGACTCAAGAGGTTAAGTTCTCCGATATCAACAGTACTGAAATAAAAATAACTCAAGCAGCGTTAAAAAATTCTGCGGCAAAATGGATTCCAGAAAATTGTGTAATTATTGCTATTTCAGGAGCAACGGCGGGACGGTCTGCCATAAATAAAATTCCTTTAGCAACCAATCAGCACTGTGGTTGTTTAGAAATTGACGACACAAAGGCGTTATATCGTTATGTCTTCCATTGGGTAAGCTTCAATTATGAAAACATTAAGTTGCTGGGACAAGGTGCCAGAGGTGACCTCAACTCAACTATTATTAAAAATTTCAAACTTCCTGTACCTTATGCAACCGATCCTGATAAATCACTTGAAGAACAAGCTCGCATTGTTGACATTTTGGATAAATTCGACACGCTGACCAACTCCATCACCGAAGGCCTTCCCCGCGAAATCGAGTTGCGCCAGAAGCAATACAAACATTATCGGGAATTGCTATTTAGCTTCCCGAGACCGGAAGTTGCAGAGGCGTGACATGAGTAAGACACTCCTGGAAATAGCCCAACAGCTGAGTACGCCTAAGAAAGTCAAAAAAACTGTCTCTGAAAAAACGAAGGAAGTTGAAGAGACCAGGCCTGTGCCAAAGGTGCAGTTAATCTACGCTTTCAATGGCACAGGCAAGACACGTCTTTCCCGGGATTTCAAGCAATGGATTGCGTCCAAAGTCATTGACGGAGAAGGTGATGACGAAGCTGAACAGTCGGAGTTGTCGCGCAAAAAAATCCTTTATTACAATGCTTTCACTGAGGACTTGTTCTATTGGGATAACGATCTGCAAGAAGACGCCGAGCCGAAGCTGAAGGTGCAGCCTAATTCCTATACAAACTGGTTGCTGACATTGCTAAAAGATTTGGGGCAGGATGGCAATATCGTCCGTTATTTCCAGCGCTATGCGAACGACAAGCTAACGCCACACTTCAATCCAGATTTTACCGAAGTTACTTTTTCCATGGAGCGCGGCAACGATGAACGTTCCGCCCACATCAAGTTATCAAAAGGTGAAGAGAGCAACTTCATCTGGAGTGTTTTTTACACCTTGCTGGATCAAGTCGTCACAATTCTCAATGTCGCCGATCCGGATGTACGTGAGAACCGAGAATTTGATCAACTGGAATATGTATTCATTGATGATCCCGTTAGCTCCCTTGATGATAACCATTTGATTGAATTAGCAGTCAATCTTGCAGGGCTGATCAAATCCAGTGAATCCGATTTGAAGTTCATTATCACAACACATAGCCCAATCTTTTATAATGTACTTTTCAATGAGTTGAACGGTAAAGCTTGCTACATGTTGGAGAGTTTTGAGGATGGTACATTTGCCCTCACAGAAAAATATGGCGACTCTAACAAGAGTTTTTCCTATCATCTCCACCTAAAGCAAACCATCGAACAGGCAATTGCTGACAACAACGTTGAAAGATATCACTTCACGTTACTGCGCAATCTTTATGAGAAAACAGCCAGCTTTCTGGGCTACCCTAAATGGTCTGAACTCTTGCCTGACGACAAGCAGCTTTATCTGAGCAGAATCATCAATTTCACTAGCCACAGCACGCTATCGAATGAAGCCGTTGCAGAGCCAACGCCGGCGGAGAAAGCGACTGTCAAACTGTTGCTCGATCACTTGAAGAACAACTGTGGCTTCTGGCAGCAGGAACAAAAAAATGGTTGATTGCACCAAGCCAATTGCTGAGTCCAATAATTTTATCATTTTGGACAAATACAACCCGGACTGGAAGATTACCGAGAGCTACCAGAGCGAAGGTGATCTGGAGCGTGAGCTGATTCAGGATTTGGTTAACCAGGGCTATGAATACCTGCCAACCCTGAACAACACCAAGGCTCTGCTCGCTAATGTCAGGGAACAGTTGCAAACCCTTAACAATGTAGAGTTCCTGGAGGCTGAATGGCGTCGCTTTGTGGAAACCTGGATGGACAAGCCCAGCGATGGCGTTGTCGAAAAGGCCCGCAAGATTCATGATGATTATGTTCATGATTTCGTCTTCGACGATGGCCGTATTCAGAATATCTATCTGCTGGATAGAAAAAACATCCTTCGCAATAAAGTGCAGGTTATCAAACAGTTCGAGCAAATCGGTACGCACGCCAATCGCTACGATGTCACCATTCTGGTCAATGGCCTGCCGCTGGTACAAATTGAGTTGAAAAAACGCGGTGTCGCTATACGTGAAGCCTTCAATCAGATACACCGCTACAGTAAGGAAAGCTTTAACAGCGATAATTCTCTGTTTAAATACCTGCAACTGTTTGTTATATCCAACGGCACCGATACCCGTTACTTTGCCAATACCACCAAGCGGGATAAAAATAGTTTTGATTTCTCCATGAACTGGGCGAAGTCCGATAACACGCTGATAAAAGACCTGAAGGACTTTACCGCCACGTTTTTCCAGAAGCATACCTTGCTCAATGTTCTGTTTAACTACAGCGTGTTTGACAGTAGCCAGACGCTGCTGGTAATGCGCCCCTATCAGATTGCTGCCACCGAGCGAATCCTGTGGAAAATTAACAGTTCCTTTACCGCGAAGAACTGGTCAAAGCCAGAAAGCGGGGGGTTTATCTGGCACACCACCGGATCAGGTAAAACCCTGACCAGCTTTAAGGCCGCTCGTCTGGCAACGGAACTGGGCTTTATTGATAAAGTTTTCTTTGTGGTCGACAGGAAAGACCTCGATTACCAGACCATAAAGGAGTACCAGCGTTTCTCGCCGGACAGCGTCAATGGTTCTGACAATACTGCAGGTCTTAAAAGGAATCTGGATAAAGACGATAACAAAATTATCGTCACTACTATTCAGAAACTGAATAACCTGATGAAGGCGGAAGCGGACTTGCCCGTCTATCAGCAGCAGGTGGTGTTTATTTTTGATGAATGTCACCGCAGTCAGTTTGGTGAAGCACAGAAGAACTTAAAAAAGAAATTCAAACGGTTTTACCAGTTCGGTTTTACCGGCACGCCCATTTTCCCGCAAAACGCATTAGGGTCGGAAACGACCGCCAGCGTTTTTGGCCGTGAGTTGCATTCTTACGTGATTACTGATGCCATTCGTGATGAAAAGGTGCTGAAGTTTAAGGTGGACTATAACGATGTCCGCCCGCAGTTTAAAGCGCTAGAAACCGAAACCGACGAGAAAAAACTCAGCGCCGCGGAAAATCAGCAGGCATTTCTTCACCCACTGCGCATCCAGGAAATTACACAGTACATCCTGAATAACTTCCGCCAGAAAACACATCGCACGTTCCCTGGAGCCAGAGGTTTTAATGCCATGCTGGCAGTAAGTAGCGTGGATGCGGCAAAAGCGTATTACGCGACGTTTAAAGAGCTACAGGAAGAGGCGGCCAATAAAACAGCCAGTTATAAACCGCTGCGGGTGGCAACTATCTTCTCTTTTGCGGCTAATGAAGAACAAAGCGCTATCGGTGACATTACTGATGAAAGCTTTGATACCAGTGCAATGAATAGCAGCGCCAAAGAGTTTCTGGATGCTGCCATTGATGACTATAACGCTCACTTTAAAACGAATTTCAGCACTGACAGCAACGGCTTTCAAAACTATTACCGTGATTTAGCCCTGAGAGTTAAAAATCAAGATATCGACCTGCTCATTGTGGTGGGAATGTTTTTAACCGGTTTTGACGCGCCGACGCTGAACACTCTGTTCGTCGATAAAAACCTGCGTTATCACGGTTTGATGCAGGCATTCTCCCGCACTAACCGTATCTTTGATGCTACAAAGACCTTCGGCAATATTGTGACGTTTAGAGATCTGGAACGCGCAACCATTGATGCCATCACGCTGTTTGGGGATAAAAATACCAAAAACGTGGTGCTTGAGAAAAGTTACAAAGAGTACATGGAGGGCTTTACCGATATTGTGACAGGTGAGGCCAAGCGCGGCTTTATGGATATTGTTACGACATTGGAATATCAGTTCCCTGATCCGGCTAGCATTGATAGCGAGAAGGGGAAAAAGGCCTTCGTCAAATTGTTTGGCGAATACCTGCGGGCTGAAAATATCCTGCAAAACTACGACGAATTTGCCATGCTGAAAGATCTGCAAAAAGTCGATATCAGCGATCCCGATGCCGTCGAAATATTCAAGACAGCGCATTATCTTGACGATGAAAAGTTTGCCGAACTACAGACAATTCGTCTCCCCACAGAACGTAAGATTCAGGACTATCGTTCAGCCTACAATGATATCCGTGACTGGCAGCGTCGCGAGAAAGTGGCTAATGACAAGGATAAGTCAACCACTGACTGGGATGATGTCGTGTTTGAAATCGACCTGTTGAAATCGCAGGAAATTAACCTGGACTATATTCTTGGTCTGATTTTTGAACATAACAGGCAGAAGAAAGGTAAAGAAGCACTGACTGAAGAGGTTAGACGGTTAATCCGTTCAAGTCTGGGTAACAGAGCCAAAGAAGGTCTAATTGTTGACTTTATTCAGCAGACTAACCTTGATGACATGCCGGACAAAGCCAGCATCATTGATGCGTTCTTCATTTTTGCTCAGCGTGAGCAGCTGCGTGAAGTTGAAGCGTTGATAAAGGAAGAAAACCTGAACGAAGAGGCTGCAAAGCGATATATTCGTACTTCCCTGAAGCGTGAGTATGCCACAGAAAATGGTACTGAGTTAAACGAGACTCTACCAAAGCTTAGTCCGCTAAACCCTCATTACAAAACGAAAAAACAAACCGTTTTTCAGAAAATTGGTGAGTTTATTGAGAAGTTTAAAGGGGTGGGTGGACAAATTTAGTCGTGGGCGCATAGGGGGGACGAAGTGGTCCCCCTGACCTATCCCAGTGTTCGATACAACTGTCAGTGAAAAATACCTGCTTGTTGACTGAAGTGCAGATTCAGGGTTATTAGATAACAATCGCAAAAAGCCATCTTTAAAATAATTGGCCTATTACTTTAAAATGACAGATTGGGATAACTTAACTTATCTGCGTGGATTTATTATAATATTTGGTGAGCGCCTACTCGCCCACCATTATTATATTTACTATTCCATCGGTTCGCAGATAAAATTTTCAAATATCACTAACTCTAAACATCTCGCTGTCCATTAATCTATATTGCTTCTAATTCGCTCTAATATTTTATTAAGAAACATTAGAGCGGATTATCTATTCCAGAGCGCTTTGTGTATTTTTCCTGTCTGGTGATAATCGGAAACCAGATCGATAAACTCTTTAAAATCCTTGTTCTCTACCACCAGACGGTTGACGGATTGCCAATCAATACTTGTTCGCTCTCGTGCAGGAATCAGAGTTTGGCTATTACCGGGATCTTGCGGATTAAGAAGGATCACACCAATACCATGCAATGCACATAACATCTGCAGCTCTCTTTCTACACCACGCTGCTTATCTTCATTTATTTCGGTCGCGACGAGATAGGCAAAGTGCGCCCAACTGGAGTTACTCACCGCCTGGAAGAAACATTCGCGCACGTTGCTACGATTAAGCTGGCGTTTTACTTCAAACGACCACAGGCGGGTTAAGCGCCCTTCACTATGACGGACACAATTTTGTACGACGGTATCCCATCCTTTATCGAGGGGTTGTAACGCG
Coding sequences within it:
- a CDS encoding type I restriction-modification system subunit M, with protein sequence MTSFQQRAELHRQIWAIANDVRGSVDGWDFKQYVLGALFYRFISENFSSYIEAGDDSINYAALDDSIITDDIKDDAIKTKGYFIYPSQLFCNVAAKANTNDRLNADLNSIFVAIESSAYGYPSEADIKGLFADFDTTSNRLGNTVKDKNSRLAAVLKGVEGLKLGDFNDHQIDLFGDAYEFLISNYAANAGKSGGEFFTPQHVSKLIAQLAMHGQTHVNKIYDPAAGSGSLLLQAKKHFDNHIIEEGFFGQEINHTTFNLARMNMFLHNINYDKFDIRLGNTLTEPHFGDEKPFDAIVSNPPYSVKWIGSDDPTLINDERFAPAGVLAPKSKADFAFVLHALNYLSAKGRAAIVCFPGIFYRGGAEQKIRQYLVDNNYVETVISLAPNLFFGTTIAVNILVLSKHKTNTSVQFIDASGLFKKETNNNVLTDAHIAQIMQAFSSKSDVDHQAKSVPFEKVAGNDYNLSVSSYIEAKDTREIVDIAELNAELKTTVSKIDQLRKDIDAIVTEIEGSEAQS
- a CDS encoding restriction endonuclease subunit S codes for the protein MNEMSYLEKLLDGVDVEWKSLGKVASLRRGRVMSKGYLIDNIGKYPVYSSQTANNGIIGSIDTFDFDGEYISWTTDGANAGTVFYRTGKFSITNVCGLIKINEEVVVNYKYLFYWLTIEAKKHVYSGMGNPKLMSHQVEKIPVPIPCPDNPEKSLAIQSEIVRILDTFTVLTAELTAELNMRKKQYNYYRDQLLSFDDGEVEWKTLGDVTKKWYSGGTPTAGKAEYYENGDIPWLRTQEVKFSDINSTEIKITQAALKNSAAKWIPENCVIIAISGATAGRSAINKIPLATNQHCGCLEIDDTKALYRYVFHWVSFNYENIKLLGQGARGDLNSTIIKNFKLPVPYATDPDKSLEEQARIVDILDKFDTLTNSITEGLPREIELRQKQYKHYRELLFSFPRPEVAEA
- a CDS encoding AAA family ATPase; its protein translation is MSKTLLEIAQQLSTPKKVKKTVSEKTKEVEETRPVPKVQLIYAFNGTGKTRLSRDFKQWIASKVIDGEGDDEAEQSELSRKKILYYNAFTEDLFYWDNDLQEDAEPKLKVQPNSYTNWLLTLLKDLGQDGNIVRYFQRYANDKLTPHFNPDFTEVTFSMERGNDERSAHIKLSKGEESNFIWSVFYTLLDQVVTILNVADPDVRENREFDQLEYVFIDDPVSSLDDNHLIELAVNLAGLIKSSESDLKFIITTHSPIFYNVLFNELNGKACYMLESFEDGTFALTEKYGDSNKSFSYHLHLKQTIEQAIADNNVERYHFTLLRNLYEKTASFLGYPKWSELLPDDKQLYLSRIINFTSHSTLSNEAVAEPTPAEKATVKLLLDHLKNNCGFWQQEQKNG
- a CDS encoding HsdR family type I site-specific deoxyribonuclease yields the protein MVDCTKPIAESNNFIILDKYNPDWKITESYQSEGDLERELIQDLVNQGYEYLPTLNNTKALLANVREQLQTLNNVEFLEAEWRRFVETWMDKPSDGVVEKARKIHDDYVHDFVFDDGRIQNIYLLDRKNILRNKVQVIKQFEQIGTHANRYDVTILVNGLPLVQIELKKRGVAIREAFNQIHRYSKESFNSDNSLFKYLQLFVISNGTDTRYFANTTKRDKNSFDFSMNWAKSDNTLIKDLKDFTATFFQKHTLLNVLFNYSVFDSSQTLLVMRPYQIAATERILWKINSSFTAKNWSKPESGGFIWHTTGSGKTLTSFKAARLATELGFIDKVFFVVDRKDLDYQTIKEYQRFSPDSVNGSDNTAGLKRNLDKDDNKIIVTTIQKLNNLMKAEADLPVYQQQVVFIFDECHRSQFGEAQKNLKKKFKRFYQFGFTGTPIFPQNALGSETTASVFGRELHSYVITDAIRDEKVLKFKVDYNDVRPQFKALETETDEKKLSAAENQQAFLHPLRIQEITQYILNNFRQKTHRTFPGARGFNAMLAVSSVDAAKAYYATFKELQEEAANKTASYKPLRVATIFSFAANEEQSAIGDITDESFDTSAMNSSAKEFLDAAIDDYNAHFKTNFSTDSNGFQNYYRDLALRVKNQDIDLLIVVGMFLTGFDAPTLNTLFVDKNLRYHGLMQAFSRTNRIFDATKTFGNIVTFRDLERATIDAITLFGDKNTKNVVLEKSYKEYMEGFTDIVTGEAKRGFMDIVTTLEYQFPDPASIDSEKGKKAFVKLFGEYLRAENILQNYDEFAMLKDLQKVDISDPDAVEIFKTAHYLDDEKFAELQTIRLPTERKIQDYRSAYNDIRDWQRREKVANDKDKSTTDWDDVVFEIDLLKSQEINLDYILGLIFEHNRQKKGKEALTEEVRRLIRSSLGNRAKEGLIVDFIQQTNLDDMPDKASIIDAFFIFAQREQLREVEALIKEENLNEEAAKRYIRTSLKREYATENGTELNETLPKLSPLNPHYKTKKQTVFQKIGEFIEKFKGVGGQI